AAGTGGTCGACCTCCACGCCGGTCAGATCCGCCACCGCATCGATGAGGCCCTCTTGGCCGGCGCGCGCGACCTGCTGCTCCAACGCCGGGCCGTCCTCCATGCCTTCGTTGTGAAGCTCCTCGCGCTTATCGCCCGCGCGCGCGGCGTAGACACCGTTGATCTTCAGGTTGCCGAAGTCGTCGGTGTGCACGTAGGTATCGCGCGGGATGGATACCGCGGTGGCCTTCGAGCCGTCTTCTGGGATGCGGATGACCATGATGGTGTCGGTGTTGACCTCACCATCGGCCACACCGGCGTTCAGGCGCGCGAGCTCCTGCTCGCTTAAGGGATTGCCCTGGGCGTCGGTGCGCGAGTCAGAGCCCACCAGCAGGATGTCCATCGCACCGTCGAAGGAATCGTTGCCATTCTTTTTGCTTTGCGACGACACGTTGAGCTCCGAGGCACTCAACTGCCCACCGAGCCGCCCGACCGCGAAATAACCGATGCCGGAAAGCGCCACTGCGGCGGCGGACACGATCGCCAGGCCGGTGCGCAGGGCGGGGTGGCCGGATTGCGAGACATCCCGCACCCGGGAGGGCGCGGGTTTGATGTCGCGGGCTTGCCGCCTGGGCTCAGTCACGCGGGAAATTATACGACATGCCCCCGCCGGATCATGTGCCGTGCACCGGAAATGCGGTCTGCGGTGGGTATGCTGACCGGCATTGTGAAACACACAGCGCATAACTCCGCCACGCAACAGGCTCCGCTTGCGGTGATTACCGTGACGTATTCGCCTGGGGAGCACCTGGCGCACCTGATCGACTCGATCGCGGACGCGACCGAGCGCGACGTGGTGCTCGTCTGCGCCGACAACGGCTCGAAAGACGGGGTGCCGCAGCAGGCGGCCCGCGAGCACGAGCACGTGGAATTCCTGCCCACGGGCGGCAACATCGGCTATGGCGCGGCGATCAATAAGGCGGCGGGGGCGCTTGCGGGTCGTCGTCAAGCGGGCGCGATCAGGGACGATTACTTCCTCATCGTGAACCCGGACGTGGAGTTCACCCCGGGCAGCCTGGACGAGCTGATCCGCTGCGCCAACGACGCTCCGAACGCGGGTGCGGCCGGGCCGCGCATTGAGGAAGCGGACGGTTCGGCCTACCCGAGCGCGCGCGAGGTGCCGGGACTAACCACCGGTATTGGGCACGCGCTTTTGTACGACTACTGGCCGGACAACCCGTTCTCGCGCGCCTACCGCGCCGGCGCGAACATGGAAGTCCAGCGCACCGCCGGCTGGCTCTCTGGGGCGTGCCTGCTCGTGCGTTGGGACGCGTTCGACGCCATCGGCGGCTTCGACGAGCGCTACTTCATGTACTTAGAGGACATCGACTTCGGCGACCGGCTGTCGCGCGCCGGGTGGGACAACCTGTACTGCCCGAGCTCCGTGATTTTGCACGACCAGGGGCATGTGGCGGACAAGCACCGCCCGGTTACTGTGCCGGCGCATCACGCGTCGGCCTACCGCTTCCAGCGCGACCGACATCCCCATACTTGGCAGGCTCCAATCCGGTGGGCGCTGTGGGTCGGCCTTAAGATTCGGGGGATGCTCCAACTGGGCCGACCGAGCCCCCGCACCCGGCGGGGCGCGAAGTAAAAGCCCGGAACCGACGAATTGATGAAGGACAAAGCAATGGACAACGCCATCGCCGATATGGACGCGGTGATTTTGGTCGGTGGACGCGGCACGCGCCTGCGGCCGTTGACGGTTTCCACCCCGAAGCCGATGCTGCCCACTGCCGGTTTCCCGTTCCTCGCGCACCTGCTCGCGCGCATCCGCGAGGCCGGCATGCGGCATGTGGTGCTGGGCACTTCCTATAAGGCGGAGGTGTTCGAGGAGTACTTCGGCGACGGTGCCGAGTTCGGCCTCGAGATCGAGTACGTCGTGGAGGAGGAGGCCCTGGGTACCGGCGGCGGCATCCGCAACGTCTACGACAAGCTGCGCCACGACAACGTGATGGTGTTCAACGGCGACGTGCTCTCGGGCGCGGACCTGTCTGCGATCGCGCACACGCACGTGAGCAAGGATGCCGATGTCACCCTGCACCTGGTTCGGGTGCCGGATCCGCGCGCCTTCGGCTCGGTGCCCACCGATGACGACGGCAACGTGCTCGCCTTTTTGGAAAAGACCGAGGATCCGCCCACCGACCAGATCAACGCCGGCTGCTACGTGTTCAAGCGTTCGGTGATCGAGCGGATTCCAGCGGGGCGTGTGGTCTCGGTGGAACGCGACACGTTCCCGGGCCTGTTGGATTCGGGCGCGAAGGTCGTCGGCCACGTGGATTCGTCGTACTGGCGCGACATGGGCCGCCCGGACGATTTCGTCCAGGGGTCCTCCGACGTGGTGCGCGGTATCGCGTACTCGCCGCTGCTGGAAGGCCGCACGGGCGAGGCGCTTGTCGACGACTCCGCTGGCGTCGCCCACGGCGTGATCTTGATGGGCGGCACGACGGTGGGCCGCGGCTGCGAGATCGGGGCCGGCGCGCGTGTCGACGACTCCGTGATTTTCGACGGCGTGACCATCGAGCCGGGCGCGATGGTGCGCAACTCGATCATCGCCGCGGGCGCGCGCATCGGCGCGAACGCGCGCGTGACCGACTGCGTGATCGGCGAGGGTGCCCAGATCGGTGCGCGCTGCGAGCTGCAAGCCGGGATGCGTGTGTGGCCGGGCGTCGCAATCCCGGATTCGGGAGTGCGTTTCTCCCCGGACGCGTAACCGACACGCCGGAACCGGCAAATAGTCGCGCTTTCAGGCCGTGCTACTACATGTAGTACCCCCGAATGTCACCCCCGATCGCCGGGGCGTGTGACTGGTGTGACAGATGTGACGCGCCACTTGGGAAACGTCTGAAAAACGTGCAACTGACCAACTTTTTGGTTGCGGCTATTTAGGGCCTCGGTGTGTAATCGCATCAGTGTTATTCACGCATCCGGGGCAACCGGGGTGCATCACTCTTTGAACGACCACCAGAAAAATCAACGTAAGCAACAGGGAAGGTAATGGCGTGGAAAATCAAGCGGACGCCATCCTCCGCGGAGCTGCCGCGGGAGGGATGACCCTCGACGAGTTGTTTGGCGCTGTCGAGCAGGAGTGGCAGGACCAAGCGCTGTGCGCGCAGACGGACCCTGAGGCTTTCTTCCCGGAAAAGGGTGGCTCGACTCGTGAGGCCAAG
Above is a genomic segment from Corynebacterium lujinxingii containing:
- a CDS encoding glycosyltransferase family 2 protein, whose protein sequence is MLTGIVKHTAHNSATQQAPLAVITVTYSPGEHLAHLIDSIADATERDVVLVCADNGSKDGVPQQAAREHEHVEFLPTGGNIGYGAAINKAAGALAGRRQAGAIRDDYFLIVNPDVEFTPGSLDELIRCANDAPNAGAAGPRIEEADGSAYPSAREVPGLTTGIGHALLYDYWPDNPFSRAYRAGANMEVQRTAGWLSGACLLVRWDAFDAIGGFDERYFMYLEDIDFGDRLSRAGWDNLYCPSSVILHDQGHVADKHRPVTVPAHHASAYRFQRDRHPHTWQAPIRWALWVGLKIRGMLQLGRPSPRTRRGAK
- the manB gene encoding mannose-1-phosphate guanylyltransferase translates to MKDKAMDNAIADMDAVILVGGRGTRLRPLTVSTPKPMLPTAGFPFLAHLLARIREAGMRHVVLGTSYKAEVFEEYFGDGAEFGLEIEYVVEEEALGTGGGIRNVYDKLRHDNVMVFNGDVLSGADLSAIAHTHVSKDADVTLHLVRVPDPRAFGSVPTDDDGNVLAFLEKTEDPPTDQINAGCYVFKRSVIERIPAGRVVSVERDTFPGLLDSGAKVVGHVDSSYWRDMGRPDDFVQGSSDVVRGIAYSPLLEGRTGEALVDDSAGVAHGVILMGGTTVGRGCEIGAGARVDDSVIFDGVTIEPGAMVRNSIIAAGARIGANARVTDCVIGEGAQIGARCELQAGMRVWPGVAIPDSGVRFSPDA